TGGACCTGCTCGGGGCGGGCGTCGGTGGTGAAGTCGAGGTCGGGACTCAGCCTGCCCAGCAGGGCGTCACGCACCGAGCCGCCGACGAGATACAACTGGTGCCCCGCGGCGCCGAAAGCCGATCCGAGCTCGCGCAGCATGGGGGCGCGCTGGTTCAGGGCGACCGCGGCGGCGGCCAGCAGCTCTACTTCGGCTTCAGGGGCGTCGGGCACGTTCGATCAGCCTAGTGGGTGGGGTTCGCGGACGACGGCGGGCGGGAAGTACGGCCGGCGGTATACCTCTATATGGCAGCGACACCGGCGAGCGGCGTGCGTCTCCTGAAGACGGGCCCGTGCCAGCTACTATCGCTTGGGTGTCGGACGGCGAACAAGCTAAACCGCGCCGGCGCCGGGGTCGGCGCCGGGGGCGGGGCGCGGCGGGTGCGTCCGACAATCACGTAAACGGCCAGCCGAGTGCCGAATCCCCCGCCGCCAAACCCGATCGACCGCGGTCGTCGCGGCGCGAGCCCGAGCGTCTGCGCACCGTGCACGAGACCTCCGCCGGCGGGCTGGTCATTGACGGCCTCGACAGGCCACGCCACGAGCAGGTGGCCGCCCTGATCGGGCGCATCGATCGCCGCGGGCGGATGCTGTGGTCGCTGCCCAAGGGCCACATCGAAATGGGCGAGACCGCCGAACAGACCGCCATCAGAGAGGTCGCCGAGGAAACCGGGATCCGCGGCAGCGTGCTCGCCGCGCTGGGCCGTATCGACTACTGGTTCGTCACCGACGGGCGGCGGGTGCACAAGACGGTGCACCACTACCTGATGCGCTTCTCCGGTGGAGAGCTGTGCGACGAAGACCTCGAGGTCGCCGAGGTGGCGTGGGTCCCGATGACCGAGTTACCGTCGCGGCTGGCGTACGCCGACGAACGCCGCCTGGCCCAGGTGGCCGACGAGCTCATCGACAAGCTGCAGAACGATGGCCCCGCCGCGCTCCCGCCGCTGCCCGCTTCCACGCCGCGGCGGCGCCCGCAAACGCACTCGCGGACCCGCCGTTCCGGCTGGCCCGCGGGCCGGAAGAACGGTCACGGGCCCGGGTCGTGACCGCGCCGCAACTCTGCTGGGCCGGCTTCGCGCGCCTCGCCGCAGTGGTCTGCATCGTCGCCGTTCTTGTGATGCTCACGGCACCCTTCGGCGCCGTCGTCCCGCGCGCGACCGCGGGCGAGCCCGGCGCGACCCCGTTCGTCCGTGTCCGCATCGACCAGGTCACCCCTGACGTCGTGACTACCACGAGCCCGCCCCTGGTCACCGTCAGCGGCATGGTGACCAACGTCGGCGACCGGCCCGTTCGCGACGTGATGGTGCGCCTCGAGCACGCCGGCGCCGTCACCGGCTCAGCCGGCTTGCGCACCTCCCTGGACGGCAGCACCGACCAGTACCAGGCCGCCGCCGACTTCCTGACCGTGTCCCCCGAGCTCCAGCGCGGCCAGGAAGCGGGCTTCACCCTGACCGCGCCGCTGCGCTCGCTGGCCAAGCCGTCGCTGGACGTCGACAAGCCCGCAATCTATCCGGTGCTGGTCAACGTGAACGGCACTCCGGATTACGGGGCCCCCGCCCGGCTCGACAACGCGCGGTTCCTGCTGCCGGTGGTCGGTGTCCCGCCCGACAAGGCCGACGAGTTGGATTCCGCCGTCGCCCCCGACACCTCGAAACCCGTGTGGATCACCATGCTGTGGCCGCTCGCCGACCGCCCCCGGCTGGCCCCCGGGGTGCCCGGCGGCGCGATCCCGGTCCGGCTCGTCGACGACGACCTTGCCACCTCGCTGGCCACCGGCGGCCGACTGGACACCCTGCTGTCCGCGGCCGAGGTTGCCACCGGGCACGACGCGGACCCCGACGGCGCCGTCGGCCGCGCGCTGTGCCTCGCCGTCGACCCCGACCTGCTGGTGACGGTGAACGCCATGACCGCCGGGTACGTGGTGTCGAACTCGCCCGAGGGGCCCGCCCAGCAACCGGGGACCCCGACACACCCGGGGACGGGCCAGGCCGCGGCGACCGAATGGTTGAACCGGCTCCGGGCGCTCGCCCACCGGACGTGCGTCGCGCCCCTGCCCTACGCGCAGGCGGACCTGGACGCTCTGCAGCGGGTCAACGACCCAGGGCTCAGCGCGACCGCCACCAGCAACGTCGGCACCATCGTCGACCGCATCCTCGGGATCACTTCCACTCGCGGCGCCACGCTGCTGCCCGACGGGCCGTTGACCAACCGCGCGATCAACCTGCTCAGCGCCGACGACAGCACCGTCGCTGTCGCCGCGGCCGAACTGTCCGCCGCCCAGGACTTCAACAGCGACGCCTCCGAGAGCGTCGACACCGCGCCCCGGCGGCTGTCCCCGCAGGTGGTGGTCGCGCCGTTCGATCCGGCCGTCGGTGCCGCGCTCGCCGGCGTCGGAACCAATCCGGTCGTCCCCACCTACCTGGACTCGTCGCTGACCGTCCGGCTCACCCACGATTCGGCGACCGCGCGGCGCCAGGACGCGCTCGGCTCCATGTTCTGGCATCCGCTGCAGCGCGACGACGCGCCCCGCACCCAACTGCTGGTCCCGCCCGCGACCTGGACGCTGCGGGTCGAGGACGCGCAGGTCATCCTGACCGCGCTGGCCACCACCATCCACTCGGGGCTGGCGGTGCCCCGCCCGCTGCCCGCCGTGATCGCCGAGGCCGCCTCCCGCACCGAGCCTCAGGAACCCGCCGGGGCCTCCCCGTCGTCGCGCGGCAGCTTCAGCGACGAGGTCACCGCAGCCGTCGCCGGACAGGTCGGCCGCCTGTGGGGCCTGACCTCGGCGCTCAACACCGACGAACGCACCGGCTTGACCGGGGCCCAGTACACCGCCCCGCTGCGCGAGGACATGCTGCGCGCGCTGAGCCAGTCGGAACCCCCCGACACCCGCAACGGGCTGGCGCAGCAACGGCTGGCGGTGGTCGGCGCCACGATCAACGACCTGTTCGGGGCGGTCACGATCGTCAACCCGGGCGGCTCCTACACCCTGGCCACCGAGCACAGCCCCCTGCCGCTGGCGCTGCACAACGGGCTCGCCGTCCCGATCCGCGTGCGCCTACAAGTCGACGCCCCGCCGGGCATGACCGTCACCGACCTCGGCGTCATCGAGCTGCCACCGGGCTACCTTCCGCTGCGGGTGCCGATCGAGGTGAATTTCACCCAGCGCGTCGCGATCGACGTGACGCTGCGGACCCCGGACGGCATGCGGCTGGGTGACCCTGTGCGCCTGTCGGTGCACTCGAACGCCTACGGCAAGGTGCTGTTCGCCATCACGCTGTCGGCCGCGGCGGTGCTGGTGCTACTGGCCGGGCGGCGACTGTGGCACCGTTTCCGCGGCCAGCCCGATCGCGCCGACCTCGACCGCCCGGACCCGCATGATGCCCGGCCCGTCCGGAGACACGGTGAGGCGCACGACGCGCTCGACCACCGGGTCGATCACGAGCATCGAGTATGAACCCCGCGTACCCGCAGGCGCACCCGCCGCAACGGCGCCTGCCGCAGCCACGGCGTGATCCGAAATCACCCCCGACCGGTCCGCTGCCTCCCGTCCCGGCCGGGATCGACCGCCGGCGGCCCGAGCTGTCCGACGCGGCCCTGGTCTCGCGGTCATGGGCGATGGCGTTCGCGACGCTGGTCAGCCGGCTCACCGGCTTCGCGCGGATCGTGGTGCTCGCCGCGATCCTGGGCGCGGCGCTATCCAGCGCCTTCTCGGTAGCCAACCAGCTGCCGAACCTGGTCGCGGCGCTCGTGCTGGAGGCGACGTTCACCGCGATCTTCGTGCCGGTGCTGGCCCGCGCCGAGCAGAGCGACCCCGACGGGGGCGCGGCATTCGTGCGGCGCCTGGTCACTTTGACGACGACGCTGCTGCTGCTCGCGACGGCGCTCTCGGTGCTGGCCGCGCCGCTGCTGGTACGGCTGATGCTGGGCCGCCATCCCCAGGTCAACGAGGCGCTGACCACCGCCTTCGCCTACCTGCTGCTGCCGCAGGTGCTGGCCTACGGCCTGACGTCGGTGTTCATGGCGATCCTCAACACCCGCAACGTGTTCGGGCCGACGGCGTGGGCGCCCGTGGTCAACAACGTCGTCGCGCTGATCACCCTGGGCGTCTACCTCGCCGTGCCCGGCGAGCTGTCGGTCGATCCCGTCCGGATGGGCAACACCAAGCTGCTGGTCCTCGGGATCGGCACCACGTTGGGGGTGTTCGCGCAGACCGCGCTGCTGCTGGCGGCCCTGCAGCGTCAGCACGTCAGCCTGCGCCCCTTGTGGGGGATCGACGACCGCCTCAAGCGCTTCGGTGCGATGGCCGCCGCCATGGTGCTCTACGTGCTGATCAGCCAACTCGGTCTGGTGATCGGAAACCAGATCGCCAGCACGGCGGCGGCTTCCGGGCCCGCCATCTACAACTACACCTGGCTGGTCCTCATGCTGCCGTTCGGCATCATCGGGGTCACCGTGCTCACGGTCGTCATGCCGCGGCTGAGCCGCAACGCCGCCGCCGACGACACCAAGGCGGTGCTGGCCGACCTGTCGCTCGCGACCCGCCTGACCCTGATCACGCTCATCCCGATCGTGGCTTTTATGACGGTCGGCGGGCCGGCGATCGGCAGCGCGCTGTTCGCCTACGGTCACTTCGGCGACGTCGACGCCGGCTACCTGGGCGCCGCGATCGCGCTGTCGGCGTTCACGTTGATCCCGTACGGGCTGGTGCTGCTGCAGCTGCGGGTGTTCTACGCGCGCGAGCAGCCCTGGACTCCGATTGTCATCATCCTGGTCATCACCGCGGTCAAGATCGCCGGCTCGGTGCTTTCGCCACACCTGACCGGTGACCACAAGCTGGTGGCCGGACTCCTCGGCTCGGCCAACGGGGTCGGCTTCCTGGCCGGCGCGGTCGTCGGCTATCACCTGCTGCGCCGTACCCTGCTGCCCGCCGGCGGCCACCTGCTCGCCCTCGGCGAGGTGCGCACGATCCTGGTGACGATCGCCGCCTCCATGGCCGCCGGCCTGGTCGCCCACGTCGCCGACCACCTGCTGCGGTTGGGCCAGCTCACCGCGCACGGGGGCGGCGCCGGCTCTTTGCTACGGCTCATCATCCTGGCCGCGATCATGTTGCCGATCACGGCCGCGGTGATGTTGCGCGCGCGGGTCCCCGAGGCACAGGCAGCTTTGGACGCCGCCAGGCGCCGCATCCGCGGGCCCGCCGCAACGCCCACGCACGGCCAAGCGGGCGCTGTGCCGGATCGATCGTCCGCCCCCCGCCCGGTCACGTACCCTGAGCAGAGGAATTCGTCCCCGCCGGGGGTCAATGCGGTCCAGCAGCCGATCCGGCATGGATCTCCGGGCGGGCCTCCGGAGCGGGCAGCCAGCGCCCCAATAACGAAAGGACCGGAGGTGACCGACCACCCAGTGGAAAGCGCCGCGTCCGGCGCTGGATCCGGCGTCGGATCCGGCTCGGTGTCCGGCCCCCAACGGCGGCGACCGGTTGCCGACGATTTCCAGCCCGACATCCCGGCCGAACGCGAGACCGAGCAGCCCGCATCCCGCCCGTCCGACCCGCTGAACGGCCGCCTTTCGGCCGATGCGGCCCGCGGCCCCATCGCGTTCGACGCGCCCCGTGAGCGCGGCCCCGAACCGGCGGCCCCCGCGGACGACATGCACCTGGTACCCGGCGCCCGGATCGCCGGCGGCCGGTACCGCCTCCTGGTCTTCCACGGCGGCGCTCCTCCCCTGCAGTTCTGGCAGGCGCTGGATACCGCACTGGACCGACAGGTGGCGCTGACCTTTGTCGACCCCGACGGCGCGCTGCCCAAGGAGGTGCTCCAAGACATCCTCGCCCGCACTCTGCGGCTGAGCCGGATCGACAAGCCCGGCATCGCGCGCGTGCTCGACGTCGTCCACACCGCGCACGGCGGCCTGGTGGTGTCCGAGTGGATCCGGGGCGGATCGCTGCAGGAGGTGGCCGATACGTCCCCGTCGCCCGTGGGCGCCGTCCGTGCGATGCAGTCGCTGGCCGCCGCCGCCGAAGCGGCCCACCGCGCGGGAGTGGCCCTGTCCATCGACCACCCCAACCGCGTCCGCGTCAGCATCGAAGGCGACGTGGTCCTCGCCTACCCGGCTACCATGCCCGACGCCAACCCGCAGGACGACATCCGCGGGATCGGCGCCGCCCTCTATGCCCTGCTGGTCAACCGGTGGCCGCTGCCCGAGTCCGGGGTGCGTAGCGGGCTGGCGCCGGCCGAGCGGGATGCCACCGGCAACCCTGTCGAACCCATGGCCGTCGACCGCGACATCCCGTTCCAGATTTCCGCCGTCGCCGTCCGCGCGGTCCAGGAAGACGGCGGAATACGCAGTGCGTCAACGCTTTTGAACCTGCTGCAGCAGGCGACCGCGGTGGCCGACCGCACCGAGGTGCTCGGCCCGATCGACGATTCGGCGCCGCCGCCGTCGCCGCGGACAACGACCGCCCGCGACAGTGCGGCCTACGCGCGGCGCCGCCGCAACCTGCTGATCGGCCTGGGCGCCGGTTTGGTGGTGATCGTGGTGGCCCTGGTGGTGCTCGCGTCGGTGGTGAGCAAGATCTTCGGCAACCTCGGCGGCGGCCTCAACAAGGACGAGCTCGGGCTCAACGGCCCCTCTTCCTCAACGGCGTCGTCGGCCGTCAGTTCGGCCCCCGCGGGCAGCACTGTCAAGCCGACGAAGGCGACGGTCTTCTCGCCCGACGGCGAGGCCGACAACCCGGGCCAGGCGGGCCAGGCGATCGACGGCAATCCGACCACTTCCTGGGAAAGCGACACCTACACCGACCCGGTCCCGTTCCCCAGCTTCAAGACCGGCGAGGGCCTGATGCTGCAACTGCCCAGCCCCACCGTGGTCGGGGCGGTCAACATCGACATCTCGAGCACCGGCACCAAAGTCGAGATCCGCTCGTCCTCCAGCCCGACGCCGTCGCGACTGGAGGACACCACCGTCCTGGCGCCGGCAACGACGCTCAAACCGGGCCACAACACCATTGCGGTCAAGTCCGCGGCCCCCACCTCCAACCTGCTGGTGTGGATCGCCACGCTGGGCACCACCGACGGCAAGAGCAAGGCCGCAATCTCGGAAATCACGGTCCAGGCCGCATCCTGACAAAGCTCACAGGTGTGTACGGCGGTGAAGTGCCGCGCAACACCCCATTGGTTACTGTCCGGCCGTGGGTCTCGGGCGACACGTCTTTCAGCGCGAACGCAGCGACGCCGAGCTGCTGGCAGCGCATGTCGCGGGCGATCGCTACGCCTTCGGCGAGTTGTTCAACCGCCACCAACGGCAGCTGCACCGGCTGGCCAGGCTGACCACCCGCTCCCCCGAGGACGCCGAAGACGCCCTGCAGGATGCGATGCTGTCGGCGCACCGCGGCGCCGGCTCCTTCCGGCACGACGCCGCCGTCGCCAGCTGGCTGCACCGCATCGTGGTCAACGCCTGCCTCGACCGGCTCCGGCGCGCGCGAACCCACCCGACGGCACCGCTCGAAGACGTCCACCCGGTCGCCGACCGGACGGCCCAAGTGGACACCGCGATCCTCGTGCACCGCGCGCTGATGCGCCTGCCCGTCGAGCAACGCGCCGCGGTGGTCGCCGTCGACATGCAGGGCTACTCGGTCGCCGACACCGCCGCGCTGTTGGGCGTCGCTGAGGGCACCGTGAAGAGCCGCTGCGCCCGCGCCCGGGTCCGGCTCGCCGAACTCCTCGGCTATCTCGATGCCGGCGATCCCGCCGACCTGACCTGACACCGCCCTCGCCAACCCACCGGCGCATATCGGACACTGGGGCGGATGGGTGCAAACGACGCTGGCGATGACGACCCGGACCCCGGCGACGCCGGGGCAGAGCCGCCGCTGACGGTCGAACTGCTCGCCGACCTGCAGGCCGGACTGCTCGACGACGAGTCCGCCGCCCGGGTCCGCCGACGGGTACGCGCCGACCCGCACGCCAAGACCGTGCTGCGGGCCCTGGACCAGGTGCGCCGCGATGTCGCCGATGCCGGCAGGGATCCAGCGGCGGGGCCAGACTTTCCACAGGCGGTCGCCGACAAACTCGCGGCCGCCGTGGCGGCTAACCCAGGGACCGGGCGCGCAACCGCCACCCATTCCGTCCGCCCGCGCATCCGACCCGCCCGAGTCGCCGCGGCAGCAGCCGGTCTGTGCGCAGTGCTGGCCGCGGTCGGGTTCGGGACCGCGGCGCTGCTCGACGAGCCGGCGTCCGCGCCGAGCACCCCCACGACGGCCGAGCACATCACCGTTTCGCCGCCGATGGTGATTCCGCTCTCGCAAAGCGAGATCCTGGCCCTGCTCGGCCGCACCCCGGAGTACGGCCCGCTCACCGACGCGGCCCACCGCGCGTCCTGCCTCAGCGGCCTGGGCTATCCGGCGTCGACCCAGGTCCTGGGCGCCCGGCCGATCGAGATCAACGCCCGTCCCGGTGAGCTGCTCGTCCTGCCGGGCGACACGCCCGACAGCCTGTCGGTCTTCGCGGTGGCGTCGAACTGCAGCGCGGCCGATACCGGGCTGCTGGCCAACACCCAGGTGCCGCGGTCCTAGGGTGGTGCGACGCGCGTGGGAACACCCGGGCCTACGCTGGCGTTTACAGGAATCCGAAGATCATTCTTCTGAAAGGCTCGTATGACTGGCGACACTGTCCACGACGTGATCATCATCGGTTCGGGTCCCGCCGGATACACCGCGGCCCTGTACACCGCCCGCGCCCAGCTGGCGCCGCTCGTCTTCGAGGGCACGGCGTTCGGCGGCGCGCTGATGACCACCACCGAGGTGGAGAACTTCCCCGGCTTCCGCGACGGCATCACCGGTCCGGAGCTGATGGATCAGATGCGCGAGCAGGCGCTGCGCTTCGGCGCCGATCTGCGCATGGAGGACATCGAGTCCGTTTCGCTCGACGGCGCGGTCAAGTCCGTGGTGACCGCCGACGGGGAAATCCACCGCGCCCGGGCGATCATCCTGGCGATGGGTGCCGCGGCCCGCTACCTCGGGGTCCCGGGTGAGCAGGAGTTGCTGGGACGAGGTGTGAGTTCTTGTGCCACCTGCGACGGGTTCTTCTTCCGCGACCAGGACATCGCCGTGGTGGGTGGCGGCGACTCGGCAATGGAGGAA
This genomic window from Mycobacterium saskatchewanense contains:
- the murJ gene encoding murein biosynthesis integral membrane protein MurJ, with translation MNPAYPQAHPPQRRLPQPRRDPKSPPTGPLPPVPAGIDRRRPELSDAALVSRSWAMAFATLVSRLTGFARIVVLAAILGAALSSAFSVANQLPNLVAALVLEATFTAIFVPVLARAEQSDPDGGAAFVRRLVTLTTTLLLLATALSVLAAPLLVRLMLGRHPQVNEALTTAFAYLLLPQVLAYGLTSVFMAILNTRNVFGPTAWAPVVNNVVALITLGVYLAVPGELSVDPVRMGNTKLLVLGIGTTLGVFAQTALLLAALQRQHVSLRPLWGIDDRLKRFGAMAAAMVLYVLISQLGLVIGNQIASTAAASGPAIYNYTWLVLMLPFGIIGVTVLTVVMPRLSRNAAADDTKAVLADLSLATRLTLITLIPIVAFMTVGGPAIGSALFAYGHFGDVDAGYLGAAIALSAFTLIPYGLVLLQLRVFYAREQPWTPIVIILVITAVKIAGSVLSPHLTGDHKLVAGLLGSANGVGFLAGAVVGYHLLRRTLLPAGGHLLALGEVRTILVTIAASMAAGLVAHVADHLLRLGQLTAHGGGAGSLLRLIILAAIMLPITAAVMLRARVPEAQAALDAARRRIRGPAATPTHGQAGAVPDRSSAPRPVTYPEQRNSSPPGVNAVQQPIRHGSPGGPPERAASAPITKGPEVTDHPVESAASGAGSGVGSGSVSGPQRRRPVADDFQPDIPAERETEQPASRPSDPLNGRLSADAARGPIAFDAPRERGPEPAAPADDMHLVPGARIAGGRYRLLVFHGGAPPLQFWQALDTALDRQVALTFVDPDGALPKEVLQDILARTLRLSRIDKPGIARVLDVVHTAHGGLVVSEWIRGGSLQEVADTSPSPVGAVRAMQSLAAAAEAAHRAGVALSIDHPNRVRVSIEGDVVLAYPATMPDANPQDDIRGIGAALYALLVNRWPLPESGVRSGLAPAERDATGNPVEPMAVDRDIPFQISAVAVRAVQEDGGIRSASTLLNLLQQATAVADRTEVLGPIDDSAPPPSPRTTTARDSAAYARRRRNLLIGLGAGLVVIVVALVVLASVVSKIFGNLGGGLNKDELGLNGPSSSTASSAVSSAPAGSTVKPTKATVFSPDGEADNPGQAGQAIDGNPTTSWESDTYTDPVPFPSFKTGEGLMLQLPSPTVVGAVNIDISSTGTKVEIRSSSSPTPSRLEDTTVLAPATTLKPGHNTIAVKSAAPTSNLLVWIATLGTTDGKSKAAISEITVQAAS
- a CDS encoding NUDIX hydrolase; translated protein: MSDGEQAKPRRRRGRRRGRGAAGASDNHVNGQPSAESPAAKPDRPRSSRREPERLRTVHETSAGGLVIDGLDRPRHEQVAALIGRIDRRGRMLWSLPKGHIEMGETAEQTAIREVAEETGIRGSVLAALGRIDYWFVTDGRRVHKTVHHYLMRFSGGELCDEDLEVAEVAWVPMTELPSRLAYADERRLAQVADELIDKLQNDGPAALPPLPASTPRRRPQTHSRTRRSGWPAGRKNGHGPGS
- the sigM gene encoding RNA polymerase sigma factor SigM; translation: MGLGRHVFQRERSDAELLAAHVAGDRYAFGELFNRHQRQLHRLARLTTRSPEDAEDALQDAMLSAHRGAGSFRHDAAVASWLHRIVVNACLDRLRRARTHPTAPLEDVHPVADRTAQVDTAILVHRALMRLPVEQRAAVVAVDMQGYSVADTAALLGVAEGTVKSRCARARVRLAELLGYLDAGDPADLT